The Silene latifolia isolate original U9 population chromosome X, ASM4854445v1, whole genome shotgun sequence genome contains the following window.
TCTTCTTGCATATATATTTGTGTTAGAGTGAATGCGATCGTATACTTTAAATTGCTATGTAGTTATAATTTAGGGATATATGAAGTGTGATGTTCGCAAAAGTACCACATATTGACTCGAAATAATAATTCGGGAGCAAGAATATTAAGTAATTAACAATCACACTAAGTTGACATAAAAGAAGTAGCAAATATACTCCAACCACATACGAAAGCATCAAGAGCCATTACAAGTTCAGGACAAACACATCAAAATTGGTTCCAACAATTTGATAACTAAACAAATGTTAAGTTTTTGTAATGTCTAATCTGATGTTAAGTTAGAGTTACAAAATTGAATGTCAAGCTGATAGACTGATTCCAATTAGTACGGTTTCTAAATTGTCATTATTAGATAATGTGCACCTTAAAGCGAGATTAGTACAAAACTTAGGTTGGACAATTCCGATTTATATTTTATATAAGCTATTGATTTACCTCAAGTTAGGTAATTTATATTTCGTAATTCATAAGGTCAAATCTAAAGCCTAATTAACTGGTTTTAAAAACGACCTTTAATCGGGCTACCGAGCTTATCAATTATGCTAAAAACCATGAAATCGACAAACACTCCGTTTAATTTAGCCTAACCCTAAGCATAAAAAAAACAAACTAACCCGAATCCAAGTTAACGCGAATCCAAACTAACCCCACCTTTTTATAATGGGTTTGGCTTTGGCATTTCTACTCTCAAAGTCTCAATCCCTGTAAAAATGGTTTATCAAGGATCTGATGCTAATATTATACATTTATACTACTTCAATTACTCATTATCCAACATCCAATGGATTCAAAGCAAAATTAGTAAACAATCTCCCACCAACAAAAACAATTAGCCATAAGTTTATCATGGTTATGAAACATTCAATGCTAATTTTGTAATATCAATAAGATTATTAAAAGCTTAATGATAATTGACAGGCAGATATACAATGGAGAAGCACTTCACTTCAGGGCATCCCTCCATTTCTTTGACAAAATAATGTCCCTTTAACCAGAAGAACACCATTACAGATTATCAAAAAACACCCctaaaataaaaatatataaaaaaaatgataaaaatagcATTTCATTTTCCCAAATTGAAAAATTAATAATGTTGTTGGGTCATTGAATTTGTCTCCTGGACTTGTCCTTTAACTTACATTGTGATCAGGGTTCCTCTTATTTTTCCCATTTATCTAATTTTTTTCAAGAATTTTGAGTCAATTTATGTGATATTTCTTTTTTTTGGAGGGATTTTAGCTTGATGGATATTTTGTTAAATGCAATTTTGTGCTAATAAAAAGAAGATTTTGATTAAATTTTGATGTAAAGGAGCAAACTTTGTAATTTAAGAAGTTTTTCAAGATGATGTGGTTAGACCCTGGACAACCTGCAGATTCATATTATGAAGTTAGACCTGAGATCACTGATGCTCCTAAGTCCAAGTTCAGGATCAAGGTttgtgactttttttttttttttttttttttttttttttttttttttaatttaatccCAACTTTATTTGATTTGGTCCATTATGTTTTTAAATTTTGGAAATGACCATTATTTCATTTGAGTATCATGCATGGTAGTTGGTAATGTGCTTATATGTTGCTAGAATATAATGATCCATTGATTCAGGTAATAGTGTGTACCCATCAGTGGCGAACCTGGGATTTAAATTCTCGGGTTGCAGTTTAAACCTTCAAATATTAACACCCCGTTCTTAATTTTCGTTTTCCACAAACAACGGGTGCACACCGCCGCTGGTACCCATATCCTGTGAATGCACATTAGAATAGGTCATGATTTTGTATTGGCATGATCATGATACTTGTTATCACAATGGTTGCTGAGATTTTAATTGTGGAAATGGTGTAGAATGTTTGGGTATGAAAAGCTTCTGTTTTCATTAGGTTGAATGTTTAGCTCACAAATTGTTTTTCGGCTCCAAATTTTGTTTTGTCAAAGATATGGCGATGCCTAGGTGGTCAAGATTTTTCTTATCGATGTAATAGGAGCCACAAGACTGTATGTTGACAAGTATAAAACCTAGATTATGATTACCGCCACACAATAACTTTACCAGCTAGCTGACATTAGCGCCTTAGCGGGATGCCCATTGAGTGACTATTGTAACCAATATTCTTGTTTTATGTGCATTTTATATTATTACTCTCTAGAATTAGGCAGTCCTTAATTAGAAAGTATTATTAGAACAGCTGATTATGCTGCGAAGATGTAGGATGCTCTTCTTCAAATTTCTTTTTTCCCTTTATGAAGGGGTGTATTTTTTCAGCTGCTCTTTATTTGTTAGTTGGACATTGTATTGCAGGAATGGTTTTGATGGCAGATATTTGTTGACTATCTTATATTGTATCCATCTTTTTTCATTGCTTTGCGGTCTGTCATTATAACCGATGTGAATAACTCTTTGTTGGATATTTGAACTGGGAAGAACTATGTCTGCACTCTGCAGCATTggcgattgattaattaaagaaGCACAATGACGTAACATTACAAAATGTTTTTTTCTTGCTGTTTCATGAtactatatacggagtattaattaTTTCTTTTTATCATCATTTGCAGGCAGGTAAAACCTTAAGTGTAAGAAAATGGCAAGCTTCATTTTCTCCAGAAGGCCAAGTCGATTTTACCAAAACACTGAGCAGGATTCATCGAGGGGTAAGTTTCACAGGAAACttttttcagctttatttatccGAGGAAGTGTTTGATGTAGTTCAAGTTGAACGCTAAATTCTATTAACATTAAAAATCAATCAGCGTTTTTATTTTTTAATATGTGAAAATATAAGGTAGTTTGCATCCAATAGTAGATGCAAGCTATCTACTATGTCTCTGTGTCAGATTCATCATTGTCTAAATGTCTTCTTTCTTCACCTTTGAAAGTGTTTCCATTGTTAATGTATATTCGTTAATCAGGGGATACATCCATCAATTAGGGGAGAGGTGTGGGAATTTTTGTTAGGATGTTTTGATCCAAACAGCACGTATGAAGAGCGATCACAAATACGGGAGCAAAGAAGGTAGTCTCTAGATCATATCCTTATATTTACTTAACTTCAGATTTGAGTAATGCCTGATTGTTTAACAAAGAAGCTAATCGCTGTAGCTCTATTGCATGATCTAGACACTGGAGACTGAGATGTTCATGTGAAGATTGTGAACTTCCTCGTGTTAttcattaaataaaaaaaaaaaatctatgttttttttctctttcatcAGTTCATATATTCTAATTATCATGCAAAGTTATTTGATGTTACCTGCCACTGTTGTCGAATCAGTCGTCTGAAATCTTAACTTTAGGATTCCAAGGTCATAGGGATTTGAATCTATTTAGTCTTCAAGAAAACTGCTGGGCCTGAATGAAGTTGGCTAATTTGGTTCACAAGTGAGTTGTCAACACTCACAAACCTGTCACGCTTCTATATTTCGTGTGGGTCATTTCATTGCACCATGTGGCATTATCGACATAACCTTGTGTTCATCAGGATTACTGGTATTTTTCCATGTGGTTGGGGCATTGGAGTTTGGAGAATCCTCTACTATACTATTATGTTGCTCATACCTTGTGTTTTGTTTTCGTGGAAACTACTAAACTAGTGAGCATGTCTGTGTTCTATGGTTGAATTGTTCAGCTTTAAATTTGGAGGCTTTGGTAGTACGAAAGATGGGATGCAATTACGGACTTACGGTTATATGGCCCGAGTTGTTTTTGTGTGCATCTGATCAGTGTAGAATTCCTTTTTTATAGTCAGGGATCTGACATTCTTTAGATTATTAAAAGGTTatgtttttttttagtttttatgGAAATCCCGGTTACTTTATACAATGGATTTGGGATTTATCATCTACGTAATGGAGTAACATTAAGTGTTGGAAGGCCCGAGAGGGGACACGCAACAGACAGTCAAAGTAAATGTCTAAGTACATGTTATTATGACTCATCACTCATGTTATGCGTAGATATTACTAGCAGTATTTCAGTCTTTTAGTCTTTCACTCTTTCTACCCATAGTACAAATTCGTCTATACAGTTGCTAATATCAGTCATATGTTCGGAATTGCAGGGTACAGTATGCTAATTGGAAGGACACTTGCCGTTTGATGTTTCCCTTGATTGGCAGTGGTAGGTTTATTACAGCTCCTATAATCAATGAGAAAGGAGAACCAATTCTAGATCCATTGGTACTACTCGAAGCAAATATGGGAAATGAACCTGGTACGGATGGAGCTTTAGATGCTTCGACATTAGAGAATCTGCAGAAGGATACTGGTCCTATGTCCCAGAAAGAAATTCAGTGGAAGCTTCATTTACATCAAATAGGTTGGCATCAAGACAAATTTGTTCTAATCTATAATTGAAGTTTATGCTTGATACTTCCTTACCAATCTTATTTTCATGATGCCTGGCAATATTTATAACAGGTCTCGATGTGAAACGTACTGACAGGGCACTCGTGTTCTTCGAGAAGCAAGAAAATCTTGCTAAACTTTGGGATATTTTATCTGTTTATGCCTGGATAGATGAAGATGTCGGTTATTGCCAAGGTCAGTCATTGGTTTTTCTCGCATTTGCTTGCCAATTGACAGCTTCGTATTAATATAATGTGATGAAGGAAAGCACTAATCGTTTACTCAGTAACCCACTAAAAGTCAAAATCATGGAATAACTACCCTATTATATGGGTCAGCCGTCATGATAATCTTATCATAAGCCTGTCTCATATGATGATTTGTGTTTGCTTGTAGCCTAGTTGAACTAAACTTACTCTAGCATCTTATTGTGTGGTTGTCACCTGTAACTTAAGATACGTTAGGTCTGAAGTTCTTTTTTCAAAACGTGCAGGAATGAGTGATCTATGCTCCCCCATGATAATTCTCCTGGAAAATGAAGCAGACGCCTTTTGGTGCTTTGAACGTCTTATGCGCCGATTGgtacattatttttatttttatttttttaatatttcaCACTGCTTGGTATGGTCCACGTGTATCTGATTAGAACAGCCTCACCCTTGTGGGTGCGGTCTTATTTAAGCACTTCTGGTTTATCTTCCCCTAACCGCTT
Protein-coding sequences here:
- the LOC141617209 gene encoding uncharacterized protein LOC141617209; translated protein: MMWLDPGQPADSYYEVRPEITDAPKSKFRIKAGKTLSVRKWQASFSPEGQVDFTKTLSRIHRGGIHPSIRGEVWEFLLGCFDPNSTYEERSQIREQRRVQYANWKDTCRLMFPLIGSGRFITAPIINEKGEPILDPLVLLEANMGNEPGTDGALDASTLENLQKDTGPMSQKEIQWKLHLHQIGLDVKRTDRALVFFEKQENLAKLWDILSVYAWIDEDVGYCQGMSDLCSPMIILLENEADAFWCFERLMRRLRGNFRSTGRSVGVEAQLSNLAAITQIVDPKLHQHLETLGGGDYLFAIRMLMVLFRREFSFGDSLYLWEMMWALEYDPDLYFVYEDSDSASDNPDGSKGRTKSMRHYGKFERENMKSGVKEDAPLPISVFLVVSVLKEKSPKLLKEARGLDDVVKILNDIAGDLDAKKACVNAMKLHKKYLKQQAKKI